The nucleotide window ATAAAACGACCAATCGCTTCGTAGAAAATGTAGAGCGCAATGGCAATTAACGTAATTCCGTTTAACGTGGCGGCCAAAATCTCAAATCTTCTATACCCGTACGTTTTACCTGTATTCACCGCTTTTTCACCAAAGGTAAACGCCAGTAAAGCGATCCCAAGTGCAATGGAGTCGGACAGCATATGGCCTGCATCCGAGATAAGCGCGAGACTGTTGGTGATGAATCCACCAACGGCTTCAACGATCATATAGATGGTAATAATAATGAAGGAAAACAACAGCACTTTCTTATTATTGGTGGTGTGAGCGTGGTTGTGTCCATGATCGTGCCCATGGTTATGACTGTGATGATGTCCGGACATATAAAATCCTCTCCTTTGGAGCCTTGCTCCGTTATGTAATATGATTTCTGATGTAGCTATAAATGATTCTTAACAATAATTAATTGCCAACAAATGAATATATGAGCGTTTGTTCATATGTTATGGTTTTATTATAATTCTGCCTCATAGTAGTGTCAACCAGATTTAAGGAAATATAAACATGACCGGTGTCTCAGCGCGTATGTACTAGCTAATGCGTTTGTTTTTATGCTACCATCTGTGCAGAATCAAAGTGAGATGTACTTGTTACATAGAAAGGCGGACAACCATATGAAACATCTGCTGCTGGCAGACGATGATGCCAATATTCGAGCACTCCTGCGGCATGTCATGACCAAGGAAGGATACCGGGTCCATGAAGCGCAGAATGGATTGGAAGCGGTCAAACTGATGCAAGAAACGCCGATCGATCTGGCGATTCTCGATGTCATGATGCCAGGCATGGACGGACTGGAGTTATGTGATTTCATTCGGCAGCATTACGACATTCCAATTATGTTGCTGACGGCACGTGATCAGCTATCCGACAAGAGAGATGGTTATTTGAAAGGAACAGATGAATATGTAACCAAGCCATTTGAACCGGAAGAACTGGTCTATCGGGTAAAGGCGTTATTTCGTCGGTACCATCGCACATCCAGCGATATCATCCGTATGAACCGGATCGTCATTGACCGTAACAATGTGGAGGTTACGGACGGGCAATCCATTCTCTTTTTACCGATGAAAGAATTTGAATTACTCTCACAGCTTGCCCAGTTTCCAGGGCGGTTGTTCTCGCGGGATGAGCTCATTCGGCTCGTCTGGGGAGCAGACTACGAAGGAGATGACCGTACCGTTGATGTGCACATCAAGCGGCTGCGTGATCGTTTTGCGGACTATACGGACGATTTCGTCATTCAGACTGTGCGGGGCATTGGTTACAAGATGGAGGTGAAAGCACCTTGAGGACCTTGTACGTCCGGGTATTTCTCATTACGATTGCGGTGATTATGGTCAGCGGCATGCTCGGTTTTCTTTTGTCCAACATCTACTATCACACGAAGCTCAAGGATTTCAATGATGAGAAGCTGGTGGGCATCGCAACGCAAATGAAGCAATTTGTGGAACAGCAACCCGGTACGATGGAGGATTATCTGAACAATGCGGCCGCACTCGGGTACGAAATCTATGTGACGGATGGAAAAGGCAACGACCAATTCTACGGCCGCGAATTCCGTGAGAAAGATCTTGACAAGCAAGCTGTGGAACTGGTGCTGAATGGAGAGGTATACCATGGCGTCGCCCAGTTTCCAAGCAAACCGTTCATTACCGGTTTCTTCGATAATCAATTAAGCAATACCGTGGGTGTTCATCTACAGCTAGGCAATGCGAATTATGCCCTCTTTATGCGTCCGGATGTAATCCTGCAATTCGGTGAGCTGCGAATCTTTTTTGCACTGATTGGAGCATTGACGATAGGTATTAGTATTGTGATTTTTCTGATTAGTACCCGCTATCTGGTCAATCCCATTGAACGTCTGTCCGAGGCGACCAAGCGCATTGCGCAAGGAAAATATAATCTGAAATTGCCTACCGCAAGACGGGATGAGATTGGACAGCTGGCCCAGCATTTCATGACCATGAGTCGTGAATTGGAAAGGGTAGATCAGGCGCGACAGCAGTTTGTATCGAATGTATCGCATGAGATTCAATCACCGCTGACCTCGATTCAGGGGTTTGCCCAATTGGTGGCGGATCGGGATCTGCCCGAACAGGAACGAGAGCACTATGCATCGATCATTGAGGAGGAGAGCCGTCATCTCTCTTTGCTCAGCAAACAACTGCTTCTCCTGTCTTCCCTTGAACAAGGCAACGAAGATCTGTCCAAAGTAAAGTTCTCTCTGCGAGATCAATTCCGGCAAGCGGTTCAGGTGCTGCAATGGCAGCTTGAGGAAAAAGAACTACTGCTTCGGATTTCGGTACCCGAATCCATCCAGCTAGTGGGCAATGAAGTGCTACTCATGCAGGTGTGGATGAATCTGCTGGGCAATGCGGTAAATCATCTACCGCAGGGAAGAAGCATCGAGATTCATGCCGAGCAGACAGATAACCAGTGTGTAATTCAGATTCGGGATACAGGAGACGGAATTGCTGCAGTGCATCTGCCTTTCCTGTTCGATCGATTTTATCGGGTGGACCGTGCGCGTGAACGTTCTTCCGGACGAACTGGACTTGGACTTGCCATTGTGCAGAAAATAATCCGAATTCATGACGGTACGATCGAGGTTTCCAGTTCGCCTGAGGGTACGGTCTTTACGGTGACACTTCCGCAGATGTAATCTGTTATTCATTTGCCGTTCATTTTCGCCTCCTATACTTGGGTTATCAAGAGGGAGGTCACAGAACATGTACTTGGCTATTCGGGAAATGAGGTATGCCAAAGGGCGGTATGCCTTAATTGCTACAATCATGGTACTGGTTTCATTTCTGGTACTGTTTGTTACAGGTCTTGCACAGGGGCTGGCGTATGATAACGCAGCTTCGGTCAAAAATATGGCAGCAACCCACTTTGTGCTGGAACAGGATTCGAATCATCGATTTACCCGGTCACAAGTGGATCAGGATCAACTTAATCAAGCTCGCTCCGTGGTGGGGCAAGAGAACGCTGAGCCACTCGGTGTGAAAATGACAACCGTCAGTCCAATCGGCGACACAAAAAAGATCGATGTCACGCTGTTCATGGTTAATCCGGAGGGCTGGCTTGCTCCAACGGTGACCGAAGGATCTCCGATTACCAGTCAGACGGATGGGCAGGTTGTGGTGGACCATAAGTTGTCTGAATCTGGCGTCACAATTGGCACCGTCCTGGTAGACCAAGCTTCGGGAACGGAGTGGACCGTTGGTGGATTTGTCCAAAATGAGTCTTTCAGTCACTCTCCGGTGGTATTCCTGAATGAACAGGAATGGCTTACGCTTCAAGGAGGTTCACGAACTTCGCAAGGTTCAGCAGACACCAATGCTAATGCTCCGGTGTACAATGCCATTGCGATTAAGGGTGCAGGCGAGCAGGTAGACGGCTTGAGTGCTGCCATGCCTAATACGGAAGTCATCACAAAGTCGGATGCCGTATCGGCCATCCCTGGATATAAGGAAGAGCAGGGATCGTTGCTCATGATGATCGCTTTTCTATATGTCATCTCGGCGTTTGTGCTTGCGGTATTTTTCTATGTCATCACGATTCAGAAAACGAGTCAGTTCGGTATATTAAAAGCCATTGGAACGCGGAATGCTTATCTGGCGGGTAGTGTTTCGTTACAAGTCTTGGTTCTGTCGGTTGGCAGTCTGGTGATTAGCGTACTATTGGTTCGACTGTTCGAGTCCATTCTACCAGCATCGATGCCGTTTCAATTAGGCTTGTCCACCCTCGCTCTGACCTGTATGTTATTCATACTCATGTCTGTGGCGGGTTCATTATTCTCGGTGTGGAAGGTTACCAAAATTGATGCGCTTGATGCGATTGGGAGGACAGCAGCATGAGAAACCGATTGGTATTGCAGGGAATTACACAGACCTTTGAAGATGGCGGTAGCAAACGCACGATTCTGGACAAGCTGGATCTTGAGGTTGCTGAAGGGGAACTTGTAGCTGTGATGGGGCCTTCCGGCTCGGGTAAAAGTACATTCCTGTCCATTGCTGGCGCACTTCTTGAACCGACGGAGGGGCAGGTTCTACTGGATGGGGCCTCTATTATGGGCAAAGGCAAACAGGAGATATCCGATATGCGGCTTCAGCAGCTCGGTTTTATTTTTCAAAGTGCTAACCTCATTCCGTATCTGAAAGTAGAAGAACAACTGATGGTGGTCGCAAAGCTCGCCGGAACGGAAAAAAACAAGGCGGAGAAGCGCGTTCATGAGCTATTAGACACGGTGGGGTTGACCCATCGGCGGAAGGCATATGCAGAGAAGCTGTCTGGCGGGGAACGCCAGCGGGTCGCCATTGCAAGGGCGTTGATGAACGATCCGGCTGTCCTGCTCGCGGATGAACCGACAGCCAGTCTGGATGCGGAACGTGGACTGGATATTGTCGGTATGATTGCACGGCTCGTGAAGGAGCAGGGCAAGAGTGCAGTGATGGTTACGCATGATGAGCGGATCTTGCCGCTCTGTAGCCGGGTCCTTTTTTTGGAACATGGGAAACTGGTGCAGCATTAGAAGGAGCATGGTCTGAGAGTCCGGAGAGAATACTGATCCAGCGCTTAAGGGCAAGAGCGTAAGGTGAGGGTCACGTATTCCCGGTGGGAAGGTGGCCTTCTTTCTGTGTTTTCGACTATAATTGGAAGAATAGTGGAATTAGATAGAGAGGATCGGGTGCGGATGAGTAGCTTGAGTGCGGAATTATTTCCGGCGCTGAGTACGTCAATTCATTGGGGAATTATTGAGGCGGAGTTCAGATTGAACGAGATCGTGGATGAAACGCTGGTGAGTAATATTAGCATCATTCCGTTTGTCGGGGATCAATGTGTTGTCTTTCAACTGGATAATGGAGATTGGGAGCTGCCTGGAGGAACGCTTGAAGCAGGTGAGCAGTATATGGAAGGGTTAAAACGCGAACTGATGGAAGAACTCGGAGCAGAAATGCGGTCCTATCAGATTTTCGGTCAATTCCACTGTACATCCAGTGCGTTGGAACCGTATCGACCGCATATCCCGCATCCCCATTTTGTACGAATCATCGGATATGGAGATGTTGAACTTGTCGGTGATCCACTGAATCCGGAAGATGGCGAGCAGGTGGTTGCAGTTGAAGTGGTAGAGATTGATGAAGCGATCCGAAGATTTCAGGAACAGAGTAGACATGACATTGCGGAGATGTACAAACTGGCTTATATGCTGCGAGAAGAAGCTAAATAGTATTTTTATAAAATTGAACAAGCATGATTCTGAACAAAAAAGGGTAACAACGTATTAAATAAACTTTGCCTTGGGAGTGATATCTAATGCAGGAACTCTTTAAGAAGATCATCAGTACAGAAGTCAAACCCGTATTTGCCAAACACGGCTATTCCAAGAAAAATCTGAATTTCTACAAAGCGGATGGAAACCTCGCATATAAGTTCAACATTCAAAGAGCAAAGTATAACACCAGTAGTCAAGTCCAGTTTTATGTTAATTGTGGTGTTCATTCCACCGAACTTGCGGAGTTGCATTCCGTTGGATTGAATGGAGACATATTGGAGTTCGTATCTCACTTCACCTGCCGAATCAGAGAAATAGTCCCTGCCGCTCCGGCCCACTATACCTTAACGCCTGATATCGATCCAGACGCTCTATCTAAAGAACTGGTGTCACATTTGGAAGAGGGCATGTCATTCCTACACTCGCTAACAGGTGCCAGAGATATAGTCCATTATTATATGGACAAGACAGCGCTACATTTAAGCGAAGTAACCTTCCGCTTCCTGCTAAAAGCCGGCGATACGGAAGAAGCCAAGCATTATTTACAGCAACTGCACGCCAAATACGGAGCCGAAAAGCGCTGGACGATATTGGAAAAGAAATATGTAGCCGTTTTTGCCGAGTTCGGATTGTAATCTTTGATTCAGGAGGGGGATGCCCATATGGTAAACGATAAAGGAACACTCAGAATATGCGAACAAGGACATTCGTATTATAAAAAAAGCGACTGCCCAACCTGTCCGATGTGCGAAGCTGAACGTAAACCGACAGAGGGATTTCTAGCCTTGCTGTCTGCTCCCGCCAGACGTGCCTTGGAGAATGAAGGTATTGCAACACTACAGCAACTTGCGGAGTACACGGAGAAAGAGATCTTGAAACTGCACGGAATCGGGCCATCTGCCATGCCTAAACTGCGAAACGCATTGGAAGAAGAGGGATTGTCTTTTAAGAAATAACCCTCTTCACTCCTTTCCTTTAATCCACAACGGAAGTAATCTCCTCCATCGTTACCTGGTACAACAAGTTACCTTCACTGAGTAGCAGACGATGTTGGCGAAAATCCTGCCGTGCCTGCTTGAAGGGCTGATTTTCTTCGTTTAGCAAATCAATCTTCTGCCCCTTGCTCAATCTTCCGGGCTTCTCCATTTTCTTAAGTACAAACGTACCATGTTTACCGTACCCGGCATCGAACAAGAAATGATAACCATCCGTACTGAAGCCGGAGGAACCGGAGATGTTTGGATTCATGAATGTAACGTCGGGTTCACTGGTTCCCCCTGAGATACAACCGAGTTCAAAATCGGTATAGAAGTAGAACCAGACCTGCTTTTCATTCACCACATTGAGTGCGTAACAATCTGCAATGTCAGCTGCGCGGTTTTCGTACACTTTATTACCGTGCTCATCCCAGGCCAACAGACCGTTTGATCCAATTGGATCGCTCCATCCGTAGTTACCAAACACCCCTTCATCGAAGTAACTGGTCCAGATCGTTCCCTTCTCTGCGACCTGTTGACTTTGGATACCATCTCCCAACAGAAACTCGCGGATCGTATTTCCGTCCAGATCACACACTTTGGCATTCAGATCAAACTTTTCATTTCCGTAATTCGCACACCGTGCTCCGACGAGCAGCAGATGATCATGTAATGGTTGTACGTAATGATAATTGAACGTCTGTCCCCAGATGACAACTTCCTCGATAGTTTGATCTGTCACAATAAGCACTTTGTACGTATAGCTTTGATTCAATGTACTTTGGACGAACATACCTCGTTTTCTTTCAGGGATCTGATTCAGCAGCAGCACATAGGCAAGGCCATCACCGCCCCACTGGGTGGAAACGATATCGAAGCCCTCGACATAATTCGAAATGTCGGCAAAAGGTAAAAGTTTTACTTTAGGATTGGGCATATCCATATCCTCCTTCGTAGTCCCAATGCAGAGTCACCATCTGCATCTGTATAAGAGCATTATGACGTACGTGTACTTTGCTGAACATGGTGGAAGTATAGCGAAGGTCTTTTTTGGCTTTTGCAGCATCTGAATACGATGGTTTAAAATGGATGCTTCGTCCTTGACACTCGTAGTACAATAAGGAAGTTGTGTAAAATTCTATATAAGAGGAGGGCGGAGAGGTCGCTATAAGAAGAGTGTGAAAATACATACAACGCACGTGAAGTAACGGAGTGAAGCACCCGTAGATTCAATTGGCAATAGTACGAGGAAGACTCATCTCAGAAAAACAAAACTACATAAGGAAGTGTTACAAGGTGGAACCACATATTGAAGAGCAAAAGACAGATTACCGTCCACTAGGCGTCTCGGGATTGGGCGGTTGGCTGATTCTCATCCAGATTGGATTATTTCTTACGGTAATTCTGCTTGTAGTGCAATTATTTCAACAGATAATACCCACATTCACTACGGAGACTTGGGAAATGCTAACTTCCAAACAATCGGACTACTATCACCCGTTATGGGGTCCAGTACTTATTTTTGAGATGGTGTACAATACGCTGTTTTTATTATTCAGTGTCTACACAATTTTTGCGTTTTATAGCAAGAAAGCAATATTACCCCGTCTGATGATCATCCTCTATGGTCTCAGTCTGATTGTTGGAATTATTGATTACCTATTATTACTCCAGATTCCGTTAGCAAGAGAATTGGAAGATGGAAGCTCGATCAGAGAAATTGCTAAATCTGTAATCACTTGCGCCATCTGGATTCCTTACTTTATCAAATCTGAGCGAGTTTATAATACATTTGTAAGATAAAGTTAGGCAGGAAATTCCCGATCTTGGATAGAAGCTATCTGAGGTCGGGTTTATTTGATACATATTAAGAAGATGGCACATGGGGCTTAGAATGGAATACGGAGACACTAATTTTATTGCATTAGTCAACGCGGATCAATACAAGACGTACGTAAGTGAAGACTGGGAGCTGGATGTGCTGTTAAACCATTTTGTTCAGGAGATGCAGGTTGGAAACATATTAGTTCTCCAAATGACTAATGAAGGTGTTGAGCATTCATGGACAACGGAGTTTACTTTTGAAAATAATATAGACGTTGAAAGCTGCTATAGAAGAGCTAAAGGATACATTCAGGTTACTGATAATCAGTTATATCTGGTGGACTACACCTGTCTGACCATGGCAGCCCAATTTGAAGATTGTATCGTACCAGACGATAATTGCGCCAGATATAGAATTGAGTTACAAAACGGAACATATCAGGTAGAGATCATTCAGTATTATAATCCAGATCTTGGAGAGTACGTTGGAATAAAGGAAGCAGAACTTATTATGAATTTTAAGAAAGTAACTGAGCTTGGAAAAAATGAGGATAAAGTGATCTGGTGCAGTTATATGTAGACGGAATGGGTGAACCACGGATGCTCTTGGGTATTTATTTGGAAGAAGACAATGATCTG belongs to Paenibacillus sp. FSL H8-0079 and includes:
- a CDS encoding response regulator transcription factor produces the protein MKHLLLADDDANIRALLRHVMTKEGYRVHEAQNGLEAVKLMQETPIDLAILDVMMPGMDGLELCDFIRQHYDIPIMLLTARDQLSDKRDGYLKGTDEYVTKPFEPEELVYRVKALFRRYHRTSSDIIRMNRIVIDRNNVEVTDGQSILFLPMKEFELLSQLAQFPGRLFSRDELIRLVWGADYEGDDRTVDVHIKRLRDRFADYTDDFVIQTVRGIGYKMEVKAP
- a CDS encoding HAMP domain-containing sensor histidine kinase; the protein is MRTLYVRVFLITIAVIMVSGMLGFLLSNIYYHTKLKDFNDEKLVGIATQMKQFVEQQPGTMEDYLNNAAALGYEIYVTDGKGNDQFYGREFREKDLDKQAVELVLNGEVYHGVAQFPSKPFITGFFDNQLSNTVGVHLQLGNANYALFMRPDVILQFGELRIFFALIGALTIGISIVIFLISTRYLVNPIERLSEATKRIAQGKYNLKLPTARRDEIGQLAQHFMTMSRELERVDQARQQFVSNVSHEIQSPLTSIQGFAQLVADRDLPEQEREHYASIIEEESRHLSLLSKQLLLLSSLEQGNEDLSKVKFSLRDQFRQAVQVLQWQLEEKELLLRISVPESIQLVGNEVLLMQVWMNLLGNAVNHLPQGRSIEIHAEQTDNQCVIQIRDTGDGIAAVHLPFLFDRFYRVDRARERSSGRTGLGLAIVQKIIRIHDGTIEVSSSPEGTVFTVTLPQM
- a CDS encoding ABC transporter permease; this translates as MYLAIREMRYAKGRYALIATIMVLVSFLVLFVTGLAQGLAYDNAASVKNMAATHFVLEQDSNHRFTRSQVDQDQLNQARSVVGQENAEPLGVKMTTVSPIGDTKKIDVTLFMVNPEGWLAPTVTEGSPITSQTDGQVVVDHKLSESGVTIGTVLVDQASGTEWTVGGFVQNESFSHSPVVFLNEQEWLTLQGGSRTSQGSADTNANAPVYNAIAIKGAGEQVDGLSAAMPNTEVITKSDAVSAIPGYKEEQGSLLMMIAFLYVISAFVLAVFFYVITIQKTSQFGILKAIGTRNAYLAGSVSLQVLVLSVGSLVISVLLVRLFESILPASMPFQLGLSTLALTCMLFILMSVAGSLFSVWKVTKIDALDAIGRTAA
- a CDS encoding ABC transporter ATP-binding protein produces the protein MRNRLVLQGITQTFEDGGSKRTILDKLDLEVAEGELVAVMGPSGSGKSTFLSIAGALLEPTEGQVLLDGASIMGKGKQEISDMRLQQLGFIFQSANLIPYLKVEEQLMVVAKLAGTEKNKAEKRVHELLDTVGLTHRRKAYAEKLSGGERQRVAIARALMNDPAVLLADEPTASLDAERGLDIVGMIARLVKEQGKSAVMVTHDERILPLCSRVLFLEHGKLVQH
- a CDS encoding NUDIX domain-containing protein — its product is MSSLSAELFPALSTSIHWGIIEAEFRLNEIVDETLVSNISIIPFVGDQCVVFQLDNGDWELPGGTLEAGEQYMEGLKRELMEELGAEMRSYQIFGQFHCTSSALEPYRPHIPHPHFVRIIGYGDVELVGDPLNPEDGEQVVAVEVVEIDEAIRRFQEQSRHDIAEMYKLAYMLREEAK
- a CDS encoding DUF4304 domain-containing protein, with protein sequence MQELFKKIISTEVKPVFAKHGYSKKNLNFYKADGNLAYKFNIQRAKYNTSSQVQFYVNCGVHSTELAELHSVGLNGDILEFVSHFTCRIREIVPAAPAHYTLTPDIDPDALSKELVSHLEEGMSFLHSLTGARDIVHYYMDKTALHLSEVTFRFLLKAGDTEEAKHYLQQLHAKYGAEKRWTILEKKYVAVFAEFGL
- a CDS encoding RNA polymerase alpha subunit C-terminal domain-containing protein translates to MVNDKGTLRICEQGHSYYKKSDCPTCPMCEAERKPTEGFLALLSAPARRALENEGIATLQQLAEYTEKEILKLHGIGPSAMPKLRNALEEEGLSFKK
- a CDS encoding DUF2569 domain-containing protein, producing the protein MEPHIEEQKTDYRPLGVSGLGGWLILIQIGLFLTVILLVVQLFQQIIPTFTTETWEMLTSKQSDYYHPLWGPVLIFEMVYNTLFLLFSVYTIFAFYSKKAILPRLMIILYGLSLIVGIIDYLLLLQIPLARELEDGSSIREIAKSVITCAIWIPYFIKSERVYNTFVR